A single region of the Candidatus Manganitrophaceae bacterium genome encodes:
- a CDS encoding NAD(P)-dependent glycerol-3-phosphate dehydrogenase yields MNIAVIGGGSWGTALARLLARKGHSVSLWVYEKEVAESIRTRHENSAYLPGVPLPKTLAASTDFQEVLSNAKWVVFAVPSHVARDVLLQIAPLLPPEIPIISATKGIERKSLKLISDVISETLRRKTANRIAVISGPSFAKEVVLEHPTAVVLAAADYRLAARIQNIFSTPFFRLFLSSDLVGVQLGGALKNVIALAAGGSDGLGFGYDTKAVLMTRGLWEMARLGLAMGADINTFYGLSGMGDLFLTCSGTLSRNRRVGEEIGRGVPLQQVLKGMQMVAEGVHTTESAYALALKHKVEMPIVREIYRILFEDKRPKQAVMDLMKIARGGEIPLEVKRTREKK; encoded by the coding sequence GTGAACATCGCTGTGATTGGAGGAGGAAGTTGGGGAACTGCGCTTGCGCGTCTATTGGCGCGGAAAGGCCATTCCGTCTCTCTGTGGGTGTATGAGAAGGAGGTGGCCGAATCAATCCGAACGCGGCATGAAAACAGCGCCTACCTTCCGGGAGTTCCCCTTCCGAAAACGCTTGCAGCAAGCACCGATTTTCAAGAGGTCTTATCAAACGCCAAATGGGTCGTCTTCGCCGTCCCCTCTCATGTCGCTCGCGATGTCCTCCTGCAGATTGCGCCGCTATTGCCGCCGGAGATTCCTATCATCAGCGCCACCAAAGGGATTGAACGCAAAAGCCTGAAGCTGATCTCGGACGTAATCAGTGAGACCCTCCGAAGAAAGACCGCCAACCGAATCGCCGTCATCTCCGGACCGAGCTTCGCCAAAGAGGTGGTTCTCGAACATCCGACCGCGGTCGTCTTGGCCGCCGCGGACTACCGGCTGGCCGCACGGATTCAGAACATCTTCTCAACCCCTTTCTTCAGGCTTTTTTTAAGCAGCGATCTGGTCGGTGTCCAGTTAGGAGGCGCGTTGAAAAATGTCATTGCCCTGGCCGCCGGCGGATCCGACGGCCTGGGGTTCGGTTACGACACAAAGGCGGTGCTGATGACCCGAGGACTCTGGGAGATGGCCCGGCTCGGCCTCGCCATGGGGGCCGACATTAATACTTTTTACGGCCTTTCCGGGATGGGCGATCTTTTTCTCACCTGCAGCGGCACCCTCTCGCGGAATAGACGGGTCGGCGAGGAGATCGGCCGAGGCGTCCCCTTGCAGCAGGTGCTGAAAGGAATGCAAATGGTCGCGGAAGGGGTCCACACGACGGAGTCGGCCTATGCCCTTGCGCTCAAGCACAAGGTGGAAATGCCGATCGTCCGGGAGATCTATCGGATTCTCTTCGAGGACAAACGGCCCAAACAGGCGGTCATGGATCTGATGAAAATTGCGCGGGGAGGTGAGATTCCGCTCGAGGTCAAACGGACGAGGGAAAAGAAATGA
- a CDS encoding prepilin peptidase, whose protein sequence is MLEVTIFILGLLIGSFLNVCIYRLPRQESIVFPASHCPLCQAPVQPYDNLPLLSFLLLRGRCRSCGTAISWRYPLVEFIHALGYLFILHQFGPSVQAGIYALFFSSLVVVIFIDLSHQIIPDVITLPGMVLGLLAASTVLPPGPINSLIGLFLGGGLFYLVAILSVALLKKEGMGGGDIKLIAMIGAFLGWKGMLLTIFLAALAGSVSGLFLVLIRGRSRAEPIPFGPFLALGAMVSLFWGPEILHWYLLLGRA, encoded by the coding sequence ATGTTAGAAGTAACGATTTTTATTCTGGGATTGTTGATCGGTAGTTTTCTGAATGTCTGCATTTATCGACTCCCGCGACAAGAGTCGATTGTTTTTCCCGCGTCGCACTGCCCGTTGTGTCAGGCGCCGGTCCAACCTTACGATAACTTACCGCTGTTGAGCTTTCTCCTGCTTCGAGGACGCTGCCGATCGTGCGGAACGGCGATCTCATGGCGGTATCCGTTGGTGGAATTCATTCATGCTCTCGGCTATCTGTTCATCCTTCATCAATTCGGTCCGTCGGTGCAGGCCGGGATCTATGCCCTCTTTTTCTCCTCATTGGTGGTGGTGATCTTTATCGACCTCTCGCATCAAATTATTCCGGATGTCATCACCCTTCCCGGGATGGTCTTAGGCCTTCTCGCCGCGTCGACGGTTCTTCCTCCCGGCCCGATCAATTCTCTGATCGGTCTTTTTCTCGGAGGGGGGCTTTTCTACTTGGTGGCGATCCTTTCCGTCGCCCTTCTTAAAAAGGAGGGGATGGGTGGGGGCGATATAAAACTCATCGCCATGATCGGCGCTTTTCTCGGCTGGAAGGGGATGCTCTTGACGATTTTTTTGGCCGCCTTGGCCGGATCGGTGAGCGGTCTCTTCCTGGTTCTCATTCGGGGCCGCAGCCGCGCGGAGCCGATTCCCTTCGGCCCTTTTTTGGCGTTGGGGGCGATGGTCAGCTTGTTCTGGGGTCCCGAGATCCTACACTGGTATCTTCTCCTCGGCCGGGCTTAG
- a CDS encoding PAS domain-containing protein, with protein sequence MTSPKTRYHQIRLFALLFLGFSSLFLILLAIYSFLQFQALGQALDLSNRERLKLLAESVRSAVTSQLDKVKTDPSFLATLSKQKSLTRIVLVDSDGTIFADSQPETLLKEEIDAAGPRSAWQTALEGKMVVETSTEPRSGEAFGRIWMPLGGRAGDPRRAIQLIVPLTSRGDSRVHSLFLFMKFFGITGAGILGYYLIRLFFVPSPFAFQGAGEGAVNETGFVMSTFQNLIQQLKQKEQELERLKGRAEEHAESVESYNENILQSVTSGVLTFNCDRIVTTFNATAGAILYLSPDAVMGKSYETIFGKDQKIARILEETLRGTAVAREECEVDRSDGKKIWLGMNTSVLRDRSNRTIGATLVFTDLTEMKALQDQVELKKRLSVMGEMSAWIAHEFRNYMGTILGFSRLLSKKIEPNDPRQEMIKAITTELSAMERLITELLDYGRKTVIHPLRTPIGSILEELREQFEGAGAYPNIRWNLLFKDPSEIDVDPILIRQAFLNLIQNALEAMEGEGEISITAATRSPGIMEIKIKDIGVGISKENLDKIFLPFFTTKEKGTGLGLALVHKIVLAHGGQISVESVEGFGTTFTVRLPRQIPLDIGAQM encoded by the coding sequence GTGACCTCTCCAAAGACCCGCTATCATCAAATCCGTCTTTTCGCATTGCTCTTCCTCGGGTTTTCCTCTCTTTTTTTAATTCTGCTGGCGATCTATTCCTTTCTACAGTTCCAGGCGCTGGGCCAGGCGCTCGATCTCAGCAATCGAGAGCGCCTGAAACTCCTTGCTGAATCGGTCCGCTCGGCGGTGACGAGCCAGCTCGATAAAGTAAAAACGGATCCCTCTTTTCTGGCGACCCTTTCTAAACAGAAAAGCCTGACGCGGATTGTGTTGGTCGATTCCGACGGGACCATTTTTGCCGATTCCCAACCGGAGACGCTTCTCAAAGAGGAAATCGATGCGGCGGGCCCGCGCTCGGCCTGGCAAACTGCGCTGGAGGGAAAGATGGTGGTAGAGACGTCTACCGAGCCGCGCTCCGGCGAGGCGTTTGGGCGAATATGGATGCCGCTCGGTGGCCGGGCGGGAGATCCGCGTCGGGCGATTCAGCTGATTGTGCCCCTCACCTCCCGCGGAGATTCGAGGGTTCACTCACTTTTTTTATTTATGAAATTTTTCGGGATCACCGGTGCGGGAATCTTAGGTTATTACCTGATCCGTCTTTTCTTTGTTCCGTCTCCATTCGCTTTCCAAGGTGCTGGCGAAGGAGCCGTCAATGAGACCGGCTTTGTCATGAGCACGTTTCAGAATCTGATTCAGCAACTCAAGCAGAAGGAACAGGAGCTGGAACGCTTGAAGGGAAGGGCGGAGGAGCATGCGGAGAGTGTCGAAAGCTATAATGAGAACATCCTTCAGAGCGTGACCAGCGGCGTCTTGACATTCAACTGCGATCGGATCGTCACGACCTTCAATGCAACGGCGGGAGCCATCCTTTATCTGTCACCCGATGCCGTGATGGGAAAATCCTATGAAACAATCTTCGGGAAAGATCAAAAGATCGCCCGCATTCTCGAGGAGACCTTGAGGGGAACAGCGGTTGCCCGCGAGGAGTGCGAGGTAGATCGCTCGGATGGAAAGAAAATCTGGCTGGGGATGAACACCTCCGTGCTTCGCGACAGAAGCAACAGAACCATTGGGGCGACCCTGGTCTTTACCGATTTAACCGAGATGAAGGCCTTACAGGACCAGGTGGAACTTAAGAAGCGGTTGTCGGTGATGGGGGAGATGTCGGCGTGGATCGCCCATGAGTTTAGAAACTACATGGGGACGATTTTAGGCTTCTCGCGTCTCCTCTCCAAAAAGATTGAGCCGAATGATCCTCGGCAAGAGATGATCAAAGCAATTACGACCGAGCTGAGTGCAATGGAGCGATTGATCACGGAGTTGCTCGATTACGGCCGCAAAACCGTCATCCACCCTTTGCGCACCCCCATCGGGTCGATCCTGGAAGAGTTAAGGGAGCAGTTTGAGGGGGCGGGTGCCTATCCGAACATTCGTTGGAACCTCTTGTTCAAAGATCCATCAGAGATCGATGTCGATCCAATATTAATTCGGCAAGCTTTTTTAAATTTAATTCAGAACGCATTGGAGGCGATGGAAGGTGAGGGAGAGATCAGCATCACTGCCGCTACCCGATCTCCTGGAATAATGGAGATCAAGATCAAAGATATCGGTGTCGGCATCTCCAAGGAAAATCTGGACAAGATCTTTCTTCCTTTTTTTACTACGAAAGAGAAGGGAACCGGGTTGGGATTGGCCTTGGTGCACAAAATCGTCTTGGCGCATGGCGGTCAGATATCGGTTGAGAGCGTGGAGGGTTTTGGGACAACGTTTACGGTTCGCCTCCCCCGTCAGATACCGCTTGACATCGGCGCCCAAATGTAA
- a CDS encoding sigma-54-dependent Fis family transcriptional regulator: METILIVEDRESLAQMLSQALAGAGYQVVWAKDGREGIAKVREGKIDLVVTDLKLPHKTGLDVLHAVKEQNSFIPVILMTAYGSIETAVKAVKEGAYDFITKPFDPDHLLLQIEKSLEKQRLVTENMILKEDPTHQLRFPKIIGKTPVMIEVVEQMRKVAPGKTTVMIGGESGTGKELFARAIHMLSPREDKSFVAINCAAIPRDLLESELFGHERGAFTGAVGKKVGKFELADKGTIFLDEIGEMDLGLQAKLLRVLEEEEMMRVGGTVKVKIDVRVVAATNRDLMQLIQHKTFREDLYYRLNVFPIVIPPLRERREDIPALVDHFTSYYSKEMKKEVKKVSPQAMDMLIAHSWTGNVRELQNAIERAIILSDGNELLPEHFGLKPKVQEEFSLYDIDMEGTLQEVSDSATRLVESKLIRRVLSETGGNKTRAAEILQVSYKTLLTKIKEYGIEKGETAS; this comes from the coding sequence ATGGAGACCATTTTAATCGTTGAGGATCGAGAGAGCCTTGCGCAGATGTTATCGCAGGCATTGGCCGGGGCCGGTTATCAAGTGGTTTGGGCCAAAGATGGCAGGGAAGGGATTGCAAAGGTTCGGGAGGGGAAGATTGACCTCGTTGTGACCGACCTAAAGCTTCCTCACAAAACCGGGCTGGACGTCCTCCATGCGGTCAAAGAGCAAAACTCATTTATTCCAGTTATTCTAATGACCGCTTATGGGAGCATCGAAACGGCGGTCAAGGCGGTAAAGGAGGGGGCCTATGATTTCATCACCAAACCTTTCGACCCTGATCATCTCTTGCTCCAAATCGAGAAGTCGCTTGAGAAGCAGCGGCTGGTCACGGAAAATATGATTCTTAAGGAAGACCCGACCCATCAGCTTCGGTTCCCGAAAATCATCGGGAAGACCCCGGTGATGATTGAAGTGGTGGAGCAGATGCGGAAAGTTGCGCCGGGGAAAACCACCGTGATGATCGGCGGGGAAAGCGGCACCGGAAAAGAGCTCTTTGCACGCGCCATTCACATGCTGAGTCCCCGAGAAGATAAATCTTTCGTGGCAATCAACTGCGCTGCAATTCCTCGCGATCTCTTGGAAAGCGAGCTCTTCGGGCATGAGCGGGGTGCGTTCACCGGTGCAGTCGGCAAGAAAGTGGGTAAATTCGAGTTGGCGGACAAGGGAACGATTTTCCTCGATGAAATCGGGGAGATGGACCTGGGTCTTCAGGCGAAATTATTGCGTGTTCTGGAAGAAGAGGAAATGATGCGTGTGGGAGGGACCGTCAAGGTAAAGATCGATGTCCGCGTGGTCGCGGCCACCAATCGAGACCTGATGCAATTGATCCAACATAAGACATTCCGCGAAGATCTTTATTATCGGCTGAATGTTTTCCCGATCGTCATTCCTCCTCTCCGGGAGCGGAGAGAAGATATCCCGGCGCTGGTCGATCACTTCACCTCATACTATTCAAAAGAAATGAAAAAAGAGGTCAAAAAGGTCTCTCCCCAGGCGATGGATATGTTGATCGCGCATTCCTGGACCGGAAATGTCCGCGAGTTGCAGAACGCCATTGAGCGGGCGATCATCCTCAGCGATGGCAACGAGCTCCTTCCCGAACATTTTGGCCTCAAGCCGAAGGTCCAGGAGGAGTTCTCCCTCTACGATATCGATATGGAGGGAACCCTCCAGGAGGTGAGTGACAGCGCAACGCGGCTGGTCGAGTCGAAATTGATCCGAAGGGTATTGAGTGAAACCGGCGGGAATAAAACCCGGGCGGCTGAGATTCTACAGGTAAGCTATAAGACGTTATTAACCAAGATTAAGGAGTACGGAATAGAGAAAGGAGAAACGGCGAGCTAA
- a CDS encoding prepilin-type N-terminal cleavage/methylation domain-containing protein encodes MAMCGNKDQKGFSLLEVVIAMLVLSVGLLGVVSLFETGFKALRTADKQGTAVQLAKGKMEELRAGDPTLLTSGQDAPDGMVRDWTVERSVRDPKIWVVEVQVIWKYGRPRNQAVSVKSFIFH; translated from the coding sequence ATGGCCATGTGTGGCAATAAAGATCAAAAAGGATTTTCGCTTCTCGAGGTTGTCATCGCAATGCTTGTTTTATCGGTCGGCCTGCTGGGTGTGGTCAGTCTTTTTGAAACCGGTTTCAAAGCACTCCGAACCGCAGATAAACAGGGAACTGCAGTGCAACTGGCGAAGGGAAAGATGGAAGAACTTCGCGCCGGCGATCCGACACTTCTCACCAGTGGTCAGGACGCGCCGGATGGGATGGTAAGGGACTGGACGGTTGAACGGAGTGTGAGAGATCCAAAGATCTGGGTGGTCGAGGTCCAGGTTATCTGGAAATACGGACGCCCACGAAATCAAGCGGTCTCGGTCAAAAGTTTCATCTTTCATTAA
- a CDS encoding prepilin-type N-terminal cleavage/methylation domain-containing protein: protein MLLFVRNWKNLCVIGREKGFTLIEVMIASIILAIALMAIATAEITSVGTNRTSNGITQATASAEEILERMRRNQSNLTSYSGLDTNNPATRPAAGTAQTDYDQWKARLINGGRGQVSVAPGSPITGISLVTVTIVWTDVLQRTITLQTTF, encoded by the coding sequence ATGCTGCTATTTGTTAGAAATTGGAAAAATCTTTGTGTCATCGGTCGTGAGAAGGGCTTTACCCTCATCGAGGTAATGATTGCCTCAATTATACTGGCCATTGCCCTTATGGCCATTGCAACTGCGGAAATTACTTCTGTAGGAACAAACCGGACCTCGAATGGTATTACACAGGCTACAGCATCCGCTGAGGAGATCCTTGAAAGAATGCGCCGAAATCAGAGCAATCTGACATCTTATAGCGGACTTGATACGAATAACCCTGCGACCCGTCCCGCCGCCGGGACGGCACAGACTGACTATGATCAATGGAAGGCGCGCCTAATTAACGGAGGAAGAGGACAGGTTTCAGTCGCTCCCGGGTCTCCTATCACAGGTATTTCTTTAGTCACGGTAACGATTGTCTGGACCGATGTTTTACAAAGAACGATTACACTCCAGACCACTTTTTGA
- a CDS encoding PilW family protein encodes MKKDEKGFTLLEVLVSMGITLVVTAAGYTFFNNTFNFSILHSRTAEMQRETRVAIDIMSREIRNAGFGIVEPLTGIIQGTVSPIQASNNVDPTPSGTANKLDRITLVEGYETIGTLNAAATLGATTLTMVPSTGVNPTSPSIVGSTITLEGFYTGVVTAVAGGPAVYTLTLSTGLNRAYTTSNSVMIVRTITYRVAVPAGSTEPVLYRNANDGNGDQIIASGIEDLQFAYLLNDGTETNAPAAVVPPAVPAIRAVRITLLARALDPNSKATQISTRPAIEDHAAGTATDRYHRKLATKVVEVRNLGLSS; translated from the coding sequence ATGAAAAAAGATGAGAAAGGGTTCACGCTTCTTGAGGTTTTGGTTTCGATGGGGATTACCCTTGTCGTCACTGCGGCTGGATATACCTTTTTTAACAATACCTTTAACTTCTCAATTTTACACAGTCGAACCGCAGAAATGCAAAGGGAAACGCGGGTGGCCATCGATATTATGAGTCGAGAAATCAGAAATGCCGGGTTTGGAATTGTGGAGCCGTTGACAGGAATCATCCAGGGAACGGTCTCGCCGATCCAGGCTTCTAATAATGTCGACCCCACACCGTCTGGCACCGCCAACAAGCTAGACCGGATTACCTTAGTCGAAGGTTATGAAACAATTGGTACCCTCAATGCCGCCGCAACCCTGGGGGCAACCACCCTCACTATGGTTCCTTCGACGGGTGTCAATCCGACGAGCCCTTCTATCGTCGGAAGTACAATTACGTTAGAAGGGTTCTATACCGGAGTGGTAACAGCCGTGGCCGGTGGTCCGGCCGTTTATACCCTTACCCTCAGTACCGGTTTAAATCGAGCTTATACAACGTCGAATTCGGTTATGATTGTCCGAACCATTACCTATCGTGTTGCAGTTCCTGCAGGCAGTACAGAGCCTGTTCTCTATCGAAATGCCAATGATGGAAATGGCGATCAAATCATCGCCTCCGGAATAGAAGATCTTCAATTTGCTTATCTGCTTAATGATGGAACAGAAACCAATGCGCCTGCAGCAGTTGTACCGCCGGCAGTTCCCGCTATCCGGGCTGTCAGAATTACCTTGCTGGCACGTGCTCTGGATCCCAATTCAAAGGCAACGCAAATCTCAACCCGCCCAGCGATTGAAGATCATGCAGCGGGAACAGCAACTGATCGATACCATCGGAAATTAGCAACCAAAGTCGTGGAGGTGAGAAACCTTGGGCTTAGTAGTTAA
- a CDS encoding PhoH family protein: MIERAFEVRLTARGGEITIEGEPEQVQHAEKAISDLANLARDGFRVTAEDVNYAIQSSQQNPPASVREIYQDAIPVLGKKKLIAPKSPAQKEYFESIRKYDIVVGIGPAGTGKTYLAMAMAVSAFLKKEVNRIILARPAVEAGEKLGFLPGDLVEKVNPYLRPLYDALYDMMEVERANRLLERGDIEIAPLAFMRGRTLNDAFIILDEAQNATAEQMKMFLTRLGFRSKAVITGDITQIDLPVERVSGLIEIQSILEDVSAIKFVYFSEKDVIRHRLVQEIVKAYERYEGKGGRSKKK, from the coding sequence ATGATTGAGCGGGCCTTTGAGGTGAGGTTGACGGCCAGAGGAGGAGAGATCACGATTGAAGGAGAGCCGGAACAGGTTCAACATGCCGAGAAGGCGATCTCCGACCTTGCCAACCTCGCAAGAGATGGTTTCCGCGTCACAGCGGAAGATGTCAATTATGCCATTCAATCGTCCCAGCAAAATCCCCCTGCTTCAGTTCGCGAGATCTACCAAGATGCCATTCCCGTTTTAGGGAAAAAGAAACTCATCGCACCAAAATCGCCGGCACAAAAAGAATATTTCGAGAGCATTCGAAAATACGATATTGTCGTCGGAATCGGGCCTGCCGGGACTGGCAAGACCTATTTGGCGATGGCGATGGCGGTCTCCGCTTTTTTGAAGAAAGAGGTCAATCGGATTATCTTGGCGCGTCCGGCGGTCGAAGCGGGAGAAAAGCTGGGGTTCCTTCCGGGCGATTTGGTGGAGAAGGTCAATCCTTATCTGCGGCCGCTTTACGATGCCCTCTATGACATGATGGAGGTCGAGCGGGCCAATCGTCTTCTCGAACGCGGAGATATTGAAATCGCCCCGCTTGCTTTTATGCGCGGTCGAACCCTCAACGACGCTTTTATTATTTTGGATGAGGCCCAGAATGCGACCGCCGAGCAGATGAAGATGTTTCTCACCCGGTTGGGTTTCCGTTCCAAGGCGGTGATCACGGGAGATATTACTCAAATCGATCTTCCCGTTGAGCGGGTGTCGGGCTTAATCGAGATCCAATCGATTTTGGAAGACGTCTCGGCGATTAAGTTTGTTTACTTCAGCGAGAAGGACGTCATACGACATCGGCTTGTCCAGGAAATTGTGAAAGCATACGAGCGATATGAAGGGAAAGGGGGAAGGTCAAAAAAGAAATAG
- the ybeY gene encoding rRNA maturation RNase YbeY: protein MQIFIQNKQRTHRINQRNISKWLRQILLLQKCEKAEIGVIFVNDRQIRTYNRDYRRKDKPTDVLSFSMREGMGGALHPEFLGDVMISLERSAEEASMYGRAPNEQLLILLIHGVLHLLGYDHERSSQEARRMQRREHLLFKRIYQQ, encoded by the coding sequence ATGCAGATCTTCATTCAAAATAAGCAAAGAACGCACCGAATCAACCAGAGAAATATCTCAAAATGGCTCCGCCAGATTTTACTGTTGCAGAAGTGCGAGAAGGCGGAGATTGGGGTGATTTTTGTGAATGACCGGCAGATTCGAACTTATAATCGCGATTATCGTAGGAAGGATAAACCGACCGATGTCTTGTCCTTCTCGATGCGGGAGGGAATGGGCGGAGCGCTTCATCCGGAATTCCTGGGCGATGTCATGATCTCTTTAGAGCGCTCTGCCGAAGAGGCATCGATGTATGGTAGGGCCCCCAATGAGCAGCTTTTAATCCTTCTGATCCACGGCGTGCTCCATTTGTTGGGCTATGACCACGAGCGTTCCAGTCAGGAGGCGCGTCGGATGCAGCGGAGGGAGCATCTTTTGTTCAAACGGATCTATCAGCAGTAA
- the ftsY gene encoding signal recognition particle-docking protein FtsY has translation MAESLWGKLGKGLAKTREFLSSGLEAVFLDQPNVSPEMLDRLEELLIGSDLGMEVTDRLMTGLKASVERKEISNLPSLKKKLKSYLVIILNKGIPQKLPATPPVVSLYVGVNGVGKTTTIAKRAQQLTREGKSVLLAAADTFRAAAGEQLVIWGSRVGVDVIRHQEGADPAAVAFDAVSAAAARKIDYVLIDTAGRLQTKSNLMEELKKIRRVVSKAVPEAPHQRILVLDATTGQNALSQARLFHEAIEVTEVILTKLDGTAKGGIIVPIVETLSVPVTYVGVGEGVDDLIPFDIESFAAGMFDETEILKGHESTKQ, from the coding sequence ATGGCTGAAAGCCTTTGGGGAAAACTGGGAAAGGGTCTGGCCAAGACGAGAGAATTCCTTTCCTCCGGATTGGAAGCGGTCTTTTTAGACCAGCCGAACGTCAGCCCTGAAATGCTCGATCGTTTGGAGGAGCTTCTCATCGGGTCCGACTTGGGGATGGAAGTGACCGATCGGTTGATGACCGGGCTGAAAGCATCCGTCGAACGGAAGGAGATCTCGAATCTTCCTTCGTTGAAGAAAAAGCTCAAATCGTATCTGGTGATTATCTTGAACAAAGGGATCCCTCAAAAGCTGCCGGCGACCCCACCGGTGGTCAGCCTCTATGTCGGCGTGAATGGGGTCGGTAAAACCACTACCATTGCCAAGCGCGCCCAGCAGCTGACCCGGGAGGGAAAGAGTGTCCTCCTGGCGGCTGCGGACACCTTCCGCGCGGCGGCGGGCGAGCAGCTGGTGATCTGGGGAAGCCGCGTCGGCGTCGATGTGATCCGTCATCAGGAAGGGGCCGACCCCGCCGCGGTCGCCTTCGATGCAGTCAGCGCGGCGGCGGCCCGCAAAATCGATTATGTTCTCATCGACACGGCGGGACGGCTGCAGACCAAGAGCAATCTCATGGAAGAGTTGAAGAAGATCAGACGGGTCGTCTCCAAGGCTGTCCCGGAGGCGCCTCATCAACGGATCCTGGTCCTCGACGCCACCACCGGTCAAAATGCCCTCTCCCAAGCGCGGCTCTTCCATGAAGCCATTGAGGTGACAGAAGTCATCCTGACCAAATTAGACGGGACCGCCAAGGGAGGAATCATCGTTCCGATTGTCGAGACCCTCTCGGTTCCGGTCACCTATGTCGGTGTCGGCGAAGGGGTTGATGATCTCATCCCATTCGACATCGAATCGTTTGCGGCGGGGATGTTCGACGAAACGGAAATCTTAAAGGGACATGAAAGTACGAAGCAGTGA